The genomic window GTACAATCCTCATCGTTATCACATTGCTGCTTTATGTATCTGTCCCTCAAAAATCTTTTTATGACTTTACTGCAATAATGTGTTACAAGAAGGGCCTGTTCTTAAAGTCATGTTGCTTTATATGGCTGTGACAAGTTTTTTAtccacttttttctttttctccttcattAACCCTGTCATCTACTAGACTTGCTGCTGCTCGGTAATGTCATCTACTAGATTTGAGCAGGGATAAGTTTGGTGGATTATGTTGCTTAATTTTGTAAAATTTCTTAACTTTTAAAGTTATTGTGCTCACATCAATGCCTTATATTGGCATGTGTTTGTGCACTTAGTTTACTTCAATTATGTTTGCTGAGTCATGTACAAAAGTTTCCTGTAAAAAATCTCCAAAATTGACTATGAAAGGAAATTTTAATTGTTTCCCTGGTCTTTAAATCAGGAAACAGTGAACCTTTATGATAGGACAGCATTTTTACATTTTCCAATTCCTGTGGTTCAATCTCTTGCATCTCAATGGATTCAAATCTACTTTGCAGGGCTGTTTTGGCTTGGCTTTCTATCATTGCTTACCAAAACAAGGACGATGGTTGGTGAGAAGTTGGTCTCAGTTGCAGATGTTGCTAAGGAGCACTGGGCAACCTATGGCTGGAACTTCTTTTCTAGATATGATTATGAGGTCTCATTAGTTGTGGAATTCAAGATGCTTAATGATGGTATCTAGTTTGTGTTTCCATTTTATGTTTGTGTCAGCTGCAAGCCATTGCTTATGCCTCTTGCTACACCAATTGCATGCAGTCCGGTACTCAAACAATGATCTGAAGCTGATGCTGCTGTTGTTCAGGAATGTGAAACAGATGGAGCCAGTCAAATGATGGAATATGTGAGGGACGTGGTTTCTAAAGCCCAATCTGGTGGTTCTTTATAATACATCTTCATTTGGCTAATTTGCATTTGAACTTAGATACTTGTGCTTCTGTTGCAGGAAACTATACCCTTAAATTTGCTGATGACTTTAGCCATACTGATCCAGTGAGTTACTCTGCACGGCTTTTAGCTCCTTCCATCTTTGATGGATGCATATTTCGTTTCATTGCTTTTAGGCTCGTTATTTGcaaaaataaaagaattagaaaaaaaaaatgttatcaTGCTTCTATAGATGCAAATTGTTTAAAATGCAATTAATAATGCATATCAGGTAGATGGCAGTGTAGCATCAAAGCGAGGCCTCCGGTTTGTTTTTGCAAATGGATCAAGGATTATACATCGTTTATCAGTATACATGCTCCACATAATTCAAAAACATCCCAACGTTATCTTCCTCCTTTGTTTCtttatgaatttaaaaaaaaaaaagaattagttgTTCTGCTTCTAAAATGCAATTTATCCCATGTTGCCAGGGCACTCTATCAGCAGGTGCAACGATACGCATTTACATTGAACAGTTTGAGCCTGATGTCTTCAAGCATGAGATGGATGCACAGATAGCATTGAAGCCCTTGATAGGTTTGCAGTTTTTCTGCTATTTTAGTTATTCCACTATATTATTCCTGAAAAAGTTTACTGAATCTTTGTGGTGTCATAGATTTGGCATTATCAATATCAAGGCTAAAGGAGTTAACTGGGATGGAGAAGCCCACAGTTATTACATGAGTCAGTGAAGGGATTCAGGCTTttgtcaatttctttttaatatgaTGGCAGGTCCATTTTTCCCTAATAAAAAGATCAATGTGCAAGATCAATGCATGTGCGGACTCATTGTGGGCTTCTCGTAGAGGAAGCAGTGTCCATGTAAATGTAAGAGAAGgcacaatatttttcatattacgtAAAAGTAGCTTTTACCCAGTTATCCTCGCCCTATGTGTCCTAACAGTACGATGGGAGAAAATTGAAGGAAGTGCGAAATGCCTATTTCTTCTGTATCATTACTTTGTACCCAGAACGATAGAACACCTGCAATCTTTGGTCTTCTTGTGTTTGGTACCTCGGATTGCTCGAGTGTAATATGTGTACCAATTTGGGCCCTTGGGCTTTGGGGCAAGCTGGAGAGTAACTTGGTTGCTTTGACTGGGTCTGGTGAAAGTTCAGCTGAGCGACTAGGGTTGTCTTCCGAGGTACTGCAGCATTGCTCTTTCTTTAAAGTAGTTCACGTGATCTGACTGTCGCTGAGGTACAGATTACAATTCATGGTGAACTAAATTTTAGAGTGGTTTCCCATTGTTTTTACCGTCGTTATTATTTGGTTGTTACGTAAAATAACGGTTGGTGTTTCATGTTTCTAATATGCTGTCAAGATCGTTATAAAACTTGTATGTCTGTATTACATAAACCTCAAGGGTACGTCCTCACAGGAAAATGATCTTTAACTGCATTCTTAGCTCTCCATAGTGAGATTTACCTTGCAGCTCTCCTTGTGGCATTTACCTTGCATCTCTCCTGCGATCGGAGCTGACGGAGAACCAGGTGATCCAAGTCCACGATCCATCAACCCAAGAGATTACTCCAATGCCCGTGCCTGCTGCACAAATCAGATTGTTTGAGCTAATTGTAGGATTACTGATCCTGTTTTAGTTCAAATTGATTGAGTTATAGTGCTGATATTAGATTGAAAACAGGTTGGATATTaatatatctatattcatatttattttattttataaaaatagatataaatatagatgttagtcatatacaaaaatttatatctgtatttatttttaaaagatatGAAATTAGTCATACTAATTTCTAAAAATTACACTAATATgaatatctataaataaggattgGATGATGTACATATAATACTTCTAGatattagaaaattataaaatataagaaaCTGATATTATAGCACTTTATCGCGGTATTagaaagataaattatatatatatttatataatatgagAGGACTAATGGAATTTACTTGTATTTGATTATATTCTTATTCTGAAATTACTTAAATCGATTTTCATCCACTCCATAGGCTCTATTTcctataattttttaagaaagtaaaaaaaatcattaaattgaGAAGTGGATTTTATTGAAATAATGGATAGATGATCTCCTTTTCTTCTCATGATACTGATTTGtggaaagaaaataaatttaggaTCTTTTATATTAATAAACAAATGAATCTGTTTTGGAGATTAAAatagtaaatatatatatatatatatatatatatatattatatatatatatatatatatatatattatatatatatatatatatatatatgatgtattagtagtgaaaagaaaaattttaatttttatgaaaaaaaagtaaaataaatttttttatcatagatgacaattcatcatgaatttctttatcttttgtgCTACGATCAATatttctataaaaataaaataaatagtgcATCAttctagttaaaaaaaaaaaagtatgttcATTAAGATACTGGCTTGGACTATATATagaattattttttgaataattatcttttaaataaaattttaaataaatatttgttttttaaaaataattatctatatatGTGATGAAAATATAATTCATATAGATAGCTATTTAATCAGTTGTCATGGAAATGATATGGTTGCCATCACAGCTTACTGGAGGGTAGGAATTGAAAATGTTAgcatgatatattaaattttaaaaaaaaatgacatgTTAAAAAGATTGTTGGATTTGAAAATTATACGACCGAGTTGATCAAAATCTTTAGATAGATAGACCTTCTCcatcaaataaatttattttttattttatcaaaaaaataaatttatcttttatcattaatttttatttttattatttaaattagaattatatATGATGTGATGTTGTTTTCATTCATGATGGAGAGAGAAAATGACTGTTcggatataaaataaatattattaatatcgaTTATTTAATGTTTGTTATCCAAAAAAAGATGGGCCTCCCTCGCTTCATTGACGTGTGGAGTGGGAAGGAATCCCGTGGGAGCCGAGAAGGATAGTTGATTAGAGCACAGTAGACAGCGCGGGGAATTGGTGTAACTTGGTGTGTTATTCACCGTAGGTTTTGATGCGGTTCAAGCACACGAGGCGACTAACGCACTTAAAATCTCACGCAATATTTTTTCGGAGCGGCACGATGTCCAATGGAAATCTGCCAACGCAAAAGTCTCCCTTTTAGTACATATGGATTAGATATTGATCCCAATGTCCAATGAAAACCGCAAAAACCTCCCATTTAGTACATATAGATTAGACaacaaaaatatagataaaaa from Elaeis guineensis isolate ETL-2024a chromosome 4, EG11, whole genome shotgun sequence includes these protein-coding regions:
- the LOC105035847 gene encoding phosphoglucomutase, chloroplastic isoform X4 gives rise to the protein MFFIFNSSRVFFLDLISGKMDKYEDCELSFPRNTKDCIWNGVPLEDLGHGYPDPNLTYAKDLVSITYAENAPDLGAASDGLFWLGFLSLLTKTRTMVGEKLVSVADVAKEHWATYGWNFFSRYDYEECETDGASQMMEYETIPLNLLMTLAILIQALYQQVQRYAFTLNSLSLMSSSMRWMHR